The Lentimicrobium sp. L6 nucleotide sequence CTTCCTTATTTCCCTTAAACAATACTCCTGTCACCATAGGTCTAGCCACCACAGGAAAAATACATAAAGAAATCACATTGACTATTAAATGCTTTGGTGAAATATTGATTATCCTCCCTTTTTCAATTTCGGCATCAATATCATCCAGTATAAATTGAATATCAATATCCAAATCTGCAATGGTTTGTATTAATTGCTCAGGACGATGATTGAGTTCATGGATGACAAAACCAGGGAGATGAGGATTCTTTTCAATAATATTTAAATAACTTTCCACAAAAACGTGAAGCCTATCGAAAAAATCGCCTTCAGTTTTAAATGACTTAATGAGATTAGGTAGTAGGGCTTTAATTGCAGTTCTAAATACAATGGAAAACAGTTTCTCTTTGCTGCGATAATAATAATGAAGTAAGGCTTTATTAATTCCAGCCTCATCGGCAATTTGTTGCATTCTTGCTCCTGCCATTCCATTTTCTATGAAAACTTTTTCTGCAGCCTCCACTATTTTGCATTCTGTATTGATGTCTTTTTTGCTCACCATCTTGATTCAAATTATATTTTACCATTTGATTTAACCATTTGGTTAAACTAGTTGGCAAATATATGCAAATTGATATTAGGAAGTCAAGTTTTTATTGAATATTTTTCTATCCGACTGATTTAATGCATATTAAAACCAACCTAATGAATATTAGTATTTCCTATTTATCCTAAGATTTGAAGCAATCCCTCATAATTAAGGAAATAGCAAAGTATTTTTTATATGGTAGAAAGAATGGCTAAGAAAATGGCATTAGACCTTTCGCCCAATAATCACCACATTAGAATTCATTTTGGTATGGTCGATGAGTTCAACTTGTAGACCAAGTGATTCGAGTAAGGAAATCCTATCGCTAGCAGTACCAAAGTATAATTGTTTGTTATCGTCTTTGGTTTTATTAAAGCCAAAGAATTTGGTAGATTGCCATTCACTGAACTTGGTTCCTCTGTGTTTCTTCTCAAGACTGGTATCTGCATCACGAATGATAATCATTCCTCCTTGATTTAAATGGGCAACAGATTCCTTAATCACATATTCTTGCTCATCTTCAGGAATATAATGAAGCACATCGGCTAAAACATAGACATCAGCATTCTGGAATTTCCAATGGTTTAAATCTGCTGACTCAAACTCCACTTGTCCATCTAAAAATTGCTTTCTCGCACTATTATTTTGAGCCACTTGAATTTTATCTTCATCATAATCTACTCCCAGCACACTCCTCTTATTGGAAAGCATCATGAGCATATAATCCAACATGCCGTTACCACA carries:
- a CDS encoding TetR/AcrR family transcriptional regulator, with amino-acid sequence MVSKKDINTECKIVEAAEKVFIENGMAGARMQQIADEAGINKALLHYYYRSKEKLFSIVFRTAIKALLPNLIKSFKTEGDFFDRLHVFVESYLNIIEKNPHLPGFVIHELNHRPEQLIQTIADLDIDIQFILDDIDAEIEKGRIINISPKHLIVNVISLCIFPVVARPMVTGVLFKGNKEEYKTFLKERRTNVADFVINSIKTK